The proteins below are encoded in one region of Tursiops truncatus isolate mTurTru1 chromosome 12, mTurTru1.mat.Y, whole genome shotgun sequence:
- the MTRF1L gene encoding peptide chain release factor 1-like, mitochondrial isoform X2, producing MRSRFLRSAFRWARQAAGPARRHVSCGSLPLEELFARGGPLRTFLERQVGSEVQLQVRRPELVAVAKLLNEKEQELQETGHLLHDENEDLRKLAESEITSCQKEIAQLKHQIILLLVPSEETDESDLILEVTAGVGGQEAMLFTSEIFDMYQQYAAFKGWHFETLEYFPSEIGGLRHASASIGGSEAYKHMKFEGGVHRVQRVPKTEKQGRIHTSTMTVAILPQPTEINLVINPKDLRIDTKRASGAGGQHVNTTDSAVRIVHLPTGRRKRMRRKRSIP from the exons ATGCGGTCAAGGTTTCTTCGGAGTGCTTTTCGGTGGGCCCGGCAGGCTGCTGGCCCGGCCCGCCGACACGTTAGCTGCGGTAGCCTTCCACTGGAAGAGCTATTCGCCCGCGGCGGACCCCTACGGACCTTCCTCGAGCGCCAGGTAGGGTCTGAAGTCCAGTTGCAGGTCAGGCGGCCTGAGCTGGTGGCAGTGGCCAAGCTTCTGAACGAGAAGGAACAGGAACTGCAGGAGACCGGGCACCTGCTACATG atgAAAATGAAGACTTAAGGAAACTTGCAGAGAGTGAAATAACTTCATGTCAGAAAGAAATAGCTCAATTGAAGCATCAG ATTATCTTACTTTTGGTTCCCTCAGAAGAAACGGATGAAAGTGATTTGATCCTGGAGGTAACTGCAGGAGTTGGGGGTCAGGAGGCAATGTTGTTTACCTCAGAGATATTTGATATGTATCAGCAGTATGCTGCATTTAAAGGATGGCATTTTGAAACCCTGGAATATTTTCCAAGTGAAATAG GTGGCCTTAGACATGCATCTGCCAGCATTGGGGGTTCAGAAGCCTACAAGCACATGAAATTTGAAGGAGGAGTGCACAGAGTACAGAGAGTGCCCAAGACAGAGAAGCAAGGCCGCATCCACACCAGCACCATGACTGTGGCGATCTTACCCCAACCCACTGAG ATTAATCTGGTGATTAATCCTAAAGATTTGAGGATTGATACTAAGCGAGCCAGCGGAGCTGGGGGGCAGCACGTAAATACCACAGACA